In the Danio rerio strain Tuebingen ecotype United States chromosome 8, GRCz12tu, whole genome shotgun sequence genome, one interval contains:
- the LOC141375708 gene encoding E3 ubiquitin-protein ligase RBBP6-like isoform X1, with protein sequence MSCVHYRFQSRLTYDSLQFEGLNISAGELKRQIMRSKRLKFCQLKISNAQTDEEYTDDALIPKNTSVIIRRIPAAGLKSSNRRFVGHQAGRWREPSPRADPSLLSLEQLLKTENLAEAKASEEDKLKAVMYQSSLCYYSSSEAMRLLGIPGHHIRHCPTNVGSRSAPHKRIRKSTGIPRSFLLEVDDPDRKGVMIDGSGRYVIPIIDAETYAAEKRKRPSFSCQTEPLPSSSSAGAASSVRDAGGKRSRSPSSPETRGDQKTPRR encoded by the exons atgtcttgtgttcactacaggttccagagtcgactcacctacgactcgctccagtttgaaggcctcaacatcagcgcgggggagctgaagcggcagatcatgaggagcaagaggctgaagttctgccagctgaagatcagcaacgcccagactgatgaag aatacacagatgatgctctcatccctaaaaacacgtcggtcatcatcagacggatccctgcggcgggactgaagtcctcaaacagaagatttgttgg acatcaagctggacgctggcgtgaaccttcacctagagctgatccttcactcctctcactggagcagttgttgaag actgagaatctggctgaggcaaaggcgtcagaggaggacaagctgaaagcggtgatgtaccagtccagcctgtgctactactccagcag tgaggccatgaggctgcttgggatcccgggacaccacattaggcactgccccactaatgtg ggcagccgctccgcgccgcacaagcgcatccggaagagcacagggattccccgcagcttcctgttggaggtggacgacccagaccgaaagggagtcatgatagacggcagcggcagatacgtcattcccatcatagacgc tgagacctatgctgctgagaagagaaagaggccgtccttctcctgccagaccgagcctttgccctcctcatcctcagcaggtgcggcatcttcggtccgggacgccggagggaaacggtcccgctccccatcttcaccagagacgcgcggcgaccagaagacaccacgtcgctga
- the LOC141375708 gene encoding E3 ubiquitin-protein ligase RBBP6-like isoform X2, producing MSCVHYRFQSRLTYDSLQFEGLNISAGELKRQIMRSKRLKFCQLKISNAQTDEEYTDDALIPKNTSVIIRRIPAAGLKSSNRRFVGHQAGRWREPSPRADPSLLSLEQLLKTENLAEAKASEEDKLKAVMYQSSLCYYSSRAAAPRRTSASGRAQGFPAASCWRWTTQTERES from the exons atgtcttgtgttcactacaggttccagagtcgactcacctacgactcgctccagtttgaaggcctcaacatcagcgcgggggagctgaagcggcagatcatgaggagcaagaggctgaagttctgccagctgaagatcagcaacgcccagactgatgaag aatacacagatgatgctctcatccctaaaaacacgtcggtcatcatcagacggatccctgcggcgggactgaagtcctcaaacagaagatttgttgg acatcaagctggacgctggcgtgaaccttcacctagagctgatccttcactcctctcactggagcagttgttgaag actgagaatctggctgaggcaaaggcgtcagaggaggacaagctgaaagcggtgatgtaccagtccagcctgtgctactactccagcag ggcagccgctccgcgccgcacaagcgcatccggaagagcacagggattccccgcagcttcctgttggaggtggacgacccagaccgaaagggagtcatga